ATGCGGGTGCTGTTCGACGGGATCCCGCTGGACCGGGTGTCGACGTCGATGACGATCAACGCCCCGGCGGCGCCGCTGCTCCTGATGTACCGACTGGTCGCGGAGGAGCAGGGGGTGGCGGCGGAGAAGCTGACGGGGACGGTCCAGAACGACGTGCTCAAGGAGTACATCGCGCGGGGCACGTACATCTTCCCGCCCGAGCCGTCGCTGCGGCTGACCGCGGACGTCTTCCGGTACTGCCGGGCGGAGATGCCGCGGTGGAACACCATCTCGATCTCGGGCTACCACATGGCGGAGGCGGGAGCCTCGCCCGCGCAGGAGATCGCGTTCACGCTGGCGGACGGCATCGCGTACGTGCGCACGGCGATCGCGGCGGGCATGGACGTGGACGACTTCGCGCCCCGGCTGTCCTTCTTCTTCGTGGCCCGGACGACGCTCCTGGAGGAGGTCGCCAAGTTCCGTGCCGCGCGCCGGATCTGGGCGCGCGTGATGCGGGAGGAGTTCGGCGCGCGGGACCCGAGGTCGTGGATGCTGCGGTTCCACACGCAGACGGCGGGGGTGGCGCTGACCGCGCAGCAGCCCGAGGTCAACCTCGTCCGGGTGGCGGTGCAGGGCCTGGCGGCCGTCCTCGGCGGCACGCAGTCGCTGCACACCAACGCCTTCGACGAGGCCCTCGCGCTGCCCACGGACACCTCCGCGCGGCTGGCGCTGCGGACGCAGCAGGTCCTGGCCCACGAGACCGATGTGACCGCGACCGTCGACCCCTTCGCCGGGTCCTACGCCATCGAGCGGATGACCGGCGACATCGAGGCGGCCGCCCGGCTCCTGATGGACCGGGTCGAGGAGCTGGGCGGGGCGGTCGCCGCGATCGAACGCGGCTTCCAGAAGGGCGAAATCGAGCGGAACGCGTACCGCATCGCGCGGGAGACCGACTCCGGGGAGCGGGTCGTCGTCGGCGTCAACCGCTTCCGGCTCGACGAGGAGGAACCGTACGAGCCGCTGCGCGTCGACCCCGCCGTCGAGGCCCGGCAGGCGCAGCGCCTCGCCGCGCTCCGCGCCGCCCGCGACCAGCCGGCCGTGGACACCGCCCTGACCGCCCTGAAGCGGGTGGCGGAGGGCGACGGCAACGTCCTCCTGCCCATGAAGGAGGCGCTGCGGGAGCGCGCCACGGTGGGCGAGGTGTGCGGCGCGCTGCGCGAGGTGTGGGGGAGCCACAGGCCGCCGGACGCGTACTGAGCGGGGGCCGGGGCCGCCCGTCTCGTCCCCCGGGACATCTCCCGGAGTGTCGTACTGCCGTGCGACACTCCAGCCATGTTCGGCGTCATCGATCTCCCCACCTATCTGGCGGGCCTCGTCCTCATCGTGCTGCTCCCCGGGCCCAACTCGCTCTATGTGCTGTCGGTGGCCGCCCGGCGCGGCGTCCGCTCCGGGTACACCGCGGCGGCGGGCGT
The sequence above is drawn from the Streptomyces sp. SAT1 genome and encodes:
- a CDS encoding acyl-CoA mutase large subunit family protein, which gives rise to MARESESGLPVEPVYGPDALEGWDPAVELGEPGGYPFTRGVYPSMYTGRPWTMRQYAGFGTAAESNARYRQLIANGTTGLSVAFDLPTQMGHDSDAPLARGEVGRVGVAVDSVEDMRVLFDGIPLDRVSTSMTINAPAAPLLLMYRLVAEEQGVAAEKLTGTVQNDVLKEYIARGTYIFPPEPSLRLTADVFRYCRAEMPRWNTISISGYHMAEAGASPAQEIAFTLADGIAYVRTAIAAGMDVDDFAPRLSFFFVARTTLLEEVAKFRAARRIWARVMREEFGARDPRSWMLRFHTQTAGVALTAQQPEVNLVRVAVQGLAAVLGGTQSLHTNAFDEALALPTDTSARLALRTQQVLAHETDVTATVDPFAGSYAIERMTGDIEAAARLLMDRVEELGGAVAAIERGFQKGEIERNAYRIARETDSGERVVVGVNRFRLDEEEPYEPLRVDPAVEARQAQRLAALRAARDQPAVDTALTALKRVAEGDGNVLLPMKEALRERATVGEVCGALREVWGSHRPPDAY